A section of the Triticum dicoccoides isolate Atlit2015 ecotype Zavitan chromosome 7A, WEW_v2.0, whole genome shotgun sequence genome encodes:
- the LOC119330371 gene encoding transcription factor GTE1-like encodes MVPEDGAQQAAAATAEHPAVSEVDSFRCQVDDLASKTDVLERRVNEVVGFYDGKKHGSGGRRASGSSRYAANGARDSNCKGMPDLMRQLTGIIRQITSHEWSAPFLQPVDVVGLQLDDYHKIITKPMDFSTIQNKMEAKDGTKYRSVREIYSDVRLIFTNAMTYNDEHHDVHIMAKLLLEKFEEKWLQLLPKVENEERKQQVEPNDAPTTDTSPEDAIAKLAKDTDDELNEINKQLEMLRNMVVQRCRKMTTDEKRKLGAGLCHLTPEDLSKALELVAQDNPDFQTTAEEVDLDMDAQSETTLWRLKFFVREALERQANTAAAPGKTDENAKRKRDIYNALAKTASKRIRR; translated from the exons ATGGTGCCGGAGGACGGCGCGCAACAGGCGGCGGCCGCCACCGCGGAGCACCCCGCGGTGTCGGAGGTGGACTCGTTCCGGTGCCAGGTCGACGACCTCGCCTCCAAGACCGACGTG CTGGAGAGGAGGGTGAACGAGGTGGTAGGGTTCTACGACGGCAAGAAGCATGGCAGCGGAGGGCGCAGGGCCAGTGGTAGCAGCAGGTATGCGGCGAATGGTGCAAGGGACAGCAACTGCAAAGGGATGCCCGACCTCATGCGGCAGCTTACCGGTATCATTCGCCAG ATCACGTCTCATGAATGGTCAGCGCCATTTCTGCAACCGGTAGATGTTGTAGGCCTACAACTTGATGACTATCACAAG ATTATAACAAAACCTATGGATTTCTCGACCATCCAAAACAAAATGGAAGCGAAGGATGGTACCAAGTATAGAAGTGTTCGAGAAATATATTCTGATGTTAGATTAATTTTTACCAATGCAATGACATACAATGATGAACATCACGATGTTCACATAATGGCCAAGTTATTACTCGAGAAATTTGAGGAGAAATGGCTCCAGCTTCTCCCTAAAGTTGAGAATGAG GAAAGGAAACAACAGGTGGAACCAAACGATGCTCCAACCACAGACACTTCTCCGGAAGATGCTATTGCAAAATTAGCAAAAGATACTGATGATGAG CTGAATGAGATTAATAAGCAGCTAGAGATGCTCCGGAACATGGTGGTTCAGAGATGCAG GAAAATGACCACAGACGAGAAGAGAAAACTCGGTGCAGGTCTTTGCCACCTGACACCGGAAGATCTTAGCAAGGCGCTGGAGCTGGTCGCACAAGACAATCCTGACTTCCAAACTACAGCAGAGGAAGTGGACCTTGACATGGATGCTCAG AGCGAGACGACCCTCTGGAGGCTGAAGTTCTTTGTGAGGGAAGCGTTGGAGCGACAGGCCAACACAGCCGCGGCCCCTGGCAAGACCGACGAAAACGCAAAGAGGAAGCGCGATATCTACAATGCTCTAGCCAAGACCGCCTCGAAACGGATCCGGAGATAG